In Arachis hypogaea cultivar Tifrunner chromosome 7, arahy.Tifrunner.gnm2.J5K5, whole genome shotgun sequence, the genomic window ctgttaatttttatttatatttgtgttttatGAAAGTGTGTTCacagatgtgtctaataattaatatattttaaatatacatataaagagacacattcaaaaaatatatttataaagacacttctattaaatacagttattttattagacacatccacgaacacatttctataaaacacaattataaataagagttggcagaagttgacaaatatgctgttggtaacgtagcggagccgataagaaaatatataatttaatatgaaCAATTTTACAGTTAGATTTTTCAAAAGCTTTTATTAAAAGAAGCCGAGtgtaattgttaaaaaataaaattgttactGCCGAAAAAAATCTaatgttaaaaaatattgaaattggGCCGTACCTTTTTTGGTCAATAAGTTGGACCGTATCTTCAACCATGATCCATATGAAGTTGAATACTTATGAGTTATGGGCCTCGAACAGTAACTTAGgcccaaaatatttttctaaacaaTAATTTAGCAAACAAATGGATCcacctgaccaaaaaaaaaagagaaaacaaatggATAAAATTTTTCAGATAGTGTAGACTGTAGAGTGAGCTTCTTCACCTCAGAGCTTCTTCGATGGCGATGGTTTCTTCTCTCTCTGCGGCACTACttcctcctctttctctctctacctcTTCCTCCTCGCTCTCTTCCAACCCAAAGTTTGCGTCTTTGTGCTTTCAATCTGGTAACACCTTCAAGCTCAGAACCCCTAAGCTGCTTCACTCATCAACTAGGGTTTTTGCTGCGCCTGAAGTTTTGGATTCTGAGGAACCGCTAGACGTACCTCCAGAAATCCTTGGCGATGATGAATCTGAGGCGACCACCTTTCAGGTCTGTGCATATCGCATTTCTTCATTTTTGTTCATTCGAATTCGGATAACTTGAGTTTTCTGGATGGTGAAAATGATAATTGGAAATTGTGCAATGTAATATAGTATATATCTATGTATATTGTTTGATTTGTTTCTCAGAGTGCTTGGTCACTAGAATGAGATTGAATTCAACAATGAGTGAATGAACTTAGCTCTATGATTTTCCTTTAGTTTTGTGGATTCAATTATGGATTAGGACAAGGAGCCTGGATAGAATTTTTCTACCATTAGGTGGATATAATGTTCTAGGAAAGGATAACTATGCAAATGTTTAGGTTAAAATTTTATAGTTGCTAAGACACACACTTATCAAAGGCAAGTTTCTGTTGAGGTTACTAATAGTGATTTATGAATATAATCCTTTCTCACTAGATTGAGTTGTATACATGAATCAAACAATGCTATTTGGTCTTTGTAAATTCACAGTTTTTGGAACTGAATTTCCAAGagagttttaataaaaaatcatattctgtcaaaaaaagaaaatgatatcCTGCTTAGCTATGAATGAATGATATCCATTCATACTTCTCCTGAATCCATTTGGTGGTTTTGCTGattttgttgtgttgctttctAAGGTTGGAGATTCAGACACTCGTACCACTTCCTCAATTAGCATTGGTGGTGATCCAGATACGGTATACTCATCAACTCTGTTATATCTTGTTCCGATTCGTAACTGTTTTCCTCCTTATCAATTTCAGTTTACCTGAAGTTTTCCCTCCATTTTCAGATGGCGCCTAAGCAGAAGATTAGAATCAAACTTAGGTCTTACTGGGTGCCCTTGATAGAGGATTCTTGCAAGCAGATACTAGATGCAGCAAGGAATACCAATGCAAAAACCATGGGTCCTGTACCATTGCCAACTAAGAAGAGAATTTATTGTGTTCTTAAATCGCCACATGTACATAAGGATGCTCGATTCCATTTTGAGATCAGAACACATCAGCGTCTCATTGATATTTTGTATCCTACAGCACAAACAATAGATTCTCTTATGCAGCTTGATCTTCCTGCTGGTGTGGATGTAGAGGTCAAGCTCTGAGCTATCGACATTTTACGGCTCTTAATCCATATTGCAACCGAGTAAGCTTCAATTCACCCATCAATGGttaagaaatgtgattttttaaaagatacaGGGCATTTCGCCTTCAATTGTCATTTTGTTTTCTGCACTACATTTGTATATACCCTAGCAAGGTTTTCAAAAAGTACCTACATTTGTTGCATAGATATTTATATAGACTCTACTTTGTTACAGTGGTGTATTACCTTTAttggtttgaattttgaaaagctaTGCATGATGCTATTTTCTTGCAAATGCTGTCTCCTTTACACTTTCTGGCATTGTTGATTTTCCATTGATGTCAAATTTTATTATGGTTTCAAGGATTGGATTATGTTACTGAGAAAACTATATGGGGGATGACACTTCCAAATTATTGTTTGGACAAGCTTGTTGAGTAGTAACCCGATTTTCCAAGTTGAAGGCATAAACATGCATGCAGTTCTTACTGTTGATTCTTCTCTTGATAGAGCTCTTTGTTGAATTTTTATTCTCTGTATGTAATGTGATTAATCCACATACAAATCAAGTGTAATTTATAATGAAGGAATCCTAGAATATTTTACTTTTTCAAGTCACTGAAGCCTGTAATACCTATATCTATTTATATCGTTATTTATTTCAACCCTATAGACTTAGTCCACAGAGTTTTAACATTTAACCATTTCATATTGTAATGCTTGTAGAATGAATTAGAATAATATTTTGGTTAAAATAATCTTTATAAAAAAGGGGTACATTAATATTGAATTTTGACTTTGCATGGaacatttttttaatcatttcaGTATATAATTGTTTGTAAATTGGTACTTATCGTCAACTGAAGTTATAATCATATAATAATACACGTTAAATTTATGAAAACAAGCAAGTATTTTTCTTTCGTTATGAAGACTGGTCTAAAGATGATGAATACATCGGTGAGATTTCATTACAGAAAAGGTAAGAAATGCAGAACGAAattaagaaatgaagaaaataaaatgatgGTGCTTAAAAGAAgttaatataattattagtttacgAATAAAAAAGAAGGCGAAAATTAAAACATATACAACTTTgtagctacttcttcttctttatgtTGCTTGACCACAATTATTGCTGCTGCTTTTTTTGGGTTGCTTGACCACAACGATTGTGCAAACAAAATTATTATACGATTTTGTAGGCCCTGGACCTTTCTGACCTTACATAAAAAGTATATACAACATAAAGCATCAAATAAACCAAATTgtgttggtctagtggttagcccACTAGTCCGCTTAAACAAGTATTGGGGGTTTGAATCCCGCCTtatgcatgcagcaactcattgacCAGCagtaaacccttaaatggagcttagTATCGCGAcgaattagtccttgacctgtcgggttAGGGGAATAATGtgggaaactaaaaaaataaagcaTCAAATAATACATTTTTTGGTAATTAATAAAATGAGAACATTATTTGTATATCCAAAATTCCAAGTggagaatcttttatttttagaggttgcTATCCACGATTCCATGTTCCCATAATATACAAAGAATAAAGCTTAAAACCTGAAATGGGACAAgagatataatataaaaaaggtacaatatttaattattataattaaaaaataattatttacgtaaaaataaatttatgtaaaaataataactaaaatattgatacatattatattaaattatttaattaaacatactaaattatctaaaaaaatttaattattatctttacataaaaataaacagagtCATCTAATATGTTTCATTATTATATTCAAGATGTATATATCTATCCATATATTATATcaatatattttagataaatcAAATTTCGATCCCcctaaattatatgatattacaAATTTACAACATATATTATCTAAAGTTTatgattttgtatatattttttatatataatattgctTATTCTTTAACAAAGAATTGGTGTAATTTACCCATATATTTTTGTATAGGATGCGCAGCCTTGACACTATTATAGTATAGCTTACTTTTATTAATTTTCATACGTTGCAACCCATACACAgtcttgttttgtttgtatggaAGATAATATTGTTTTATTCTATCAATACCCAAAAATAAATGATAGAATAAAAAACTTTGTTATCACTTATTTTAATTGGAATATGAACAATGGTGATGTAAGGGGTTACATTAGAAGTGCCTTGATGGTGGGATATAGTGGTCAAACAATCTGACTCTATGATGCAAAAATGGACTTTTCTTTTAATCATCAAAGACTCAAGGTTTtcaatacatattaaaatttatcataaatGATTAGATTAATGATTTATTGATTGAATAAGTGTTTTATTAAATTCAGTATTTTGAGTAAATCTATATGGATTTGATTTAGTTAACAGTCATAAAGATAAGTAGGTATATTATCTCCAAAATTATCGAATAAATGTTgagtataaaaaacaaaaaaatattttatttaatttttgggtaaatattatttttttattaaaaaaatataaaatattaatatattatctgttaatttattatcaataataattaattattatattttaaataaaaaatatatctattaaaatatttttattaaatactaacataaaaaagtattttaataaaaatatttttattagaaatatctacaaaaatatttttattaaatataattataaataaaaattggtaaAAATTGGCGGTTTTATTAATTCTCAAACAGTTTACATATGATGTTTTATATAATCTAGAGTGCTAGATTCTTGTCTCCACTATCTCTCTCACCAActcattcattcattcttctgTGAACTTTCCTTTTGGATCACAAATCATTGACCAAACTCCAAACACTAATAATCATTTCCTGATAAACATTCTTTCCTGCCAAACCTACTTTCCCAGAAAATCTTCAAAACTTTTCCAGGAAAATCATGGTGCTCATGGCAGGGCGCTCCCTCACTTCCTTTGTCAACCCAACACCAACccaattctctcttctctttcttctcaaTCCAAAGTTCTTAACTTGCCACACCCCATTTTCTACTCTCACTCCTCTTCCTTCACCTAAAACCTTGCCTTCTAAGTCTTCTGCTTCAATTGATGCTTCAAGTTCAACGTTGACCAAAAATAACTCAAGGGGTTTCTCCAGAATCTTCAGAAACAATTTCACTGATGGTGTTTGCAAGTACCAGGTGAAAACTCTTCAGACTACCCCTATTTTTGTTGAGGAAGTTCAAGAAAATGAAGCTGTGGATCTATGGCCGAAGATGAAGGAAGAGGCTGAACTTGATGTAACTGAGGAACCTATTCTGAATAGTTACTACCAATCTTCAATTCTGTCTCATGATTCATTGGAATCTGCTTTGGCCAATCACCTTGCTAACAGATTAAGCAGTGCAAGCCTTCCAAGTAACACACTTTTTGATCTCTTTGTTGGGATCTTGAAATCTGACCAAGAAATCATGGATTCTGTGAAGGAAGATCTCAAAGCAGTTAAGGAAAGAGACCCTGCTTGCATAAGCCATGTGCATTGCTTCTTGAACTTCAAAGGCTTCTTAGCATGCCAATCTCATAGAGTTGCTCATAAGCTATGGCTTCAAGGAAGAAAAGTCTTGGCAGTTATGATCCAGAACCGAGTTTCCGAGGTTTTCGCAGTAGATATTCATCCCGGTGCTAAGATTGGAAGTGGGATTCTGCTTGATCATGCAACTGGATTAGTGGTTGGTGAAACTGCAGTGATTGGTAACAATGTGTCAATTTTGCATAGTGTGACTTTGGGTGGAACTGGTAAAGCTTCTGGTGATAGGCATCCAAAGATTGGTGATGGGGTTTTGATTGGTGCAGGGACTTGTATTTTGGGGAACATTAAGGTTGGTGAATGTGCTAAGATTGGTGCTGGTTCTGTAGTGATTAAGGATGTTCCTCCTAGGACTACTGTTGTTGGGAATCCTGCTAAGTTGGTTGGAGGCAAGAACAACCCTGTTAAGCTGGACAAAATGCCTAGCTTCACCATGGATCATACTTCAAATATTACTGAATTTTATGATTACTGTATTTAGATTTTAGCATGCATTTACTCTTTGGTAGGATTCTCAGGATATAGAACATATGAAAACAGGATACAGGaacaagaaaagatagaagaattcTGTCTGTCTCTGATAAATTTTGTCTCAGAGATGGAGACATTTTGCCTATTTCTCCGAATAAGTTCGTTTTCCATGTGTTTCTGTATTTCTGTCCTGAGATAATTACCGAATAAGTCGGCTTAGAGTTGAAGCTTGAAACATGGTTTAGGGTTATATTCTT contains:
- the LOC112701834 gene encoding small ribosomal subunit protein uS10c, which gives rise to MAMVSSLSAALLPPLSLSTSSSSLSSNPKFASLCFQSGNTFKLRTPKLLHSSTRVFAAPEVLDSEEPLDVPPEILGDDESEATTFQVGDSDTRTTSSISIGGDPDTMAPKQKIRIKLRSYWVPLIEDSCKQILDAARNTNAKTMGPVPLPTKKRIYCVLKSPHVHKDARFHFEIRTHQRLIDILYPTAQTIDSLMQLDLPAGVDVEVKL
- the LOC112701835 gene encoding serine acetyltransferase 1, chloroplastic, with product MVLMAGRSLTSFVNPTPTQFSLLFLLNPKFLTCHTPFSTLTPLPSPKTLPSKSSASIDASSSTLTKNNSRGFSRIFRNNFTDGVCKYQVKTLQTTPIFVEEVQENEAVDLWPKMKEEAELDVTEEPILNSYYQSSILSHDSLESALANHLANRLSSASLPSNTLFDLFVGILKSDQEIMDSVKEDLKAVKERDPACISHVHCFLNFKGFLACQSHRVAHKLWLQGRKVLAVMIQNRVSEVFAVDIHPGAKIGSGILLDHATGLVVGETAVIGNNVSILHSVTLGGTGKASGDRHPKIGDGVLIGAGTCILGNIKVGECAKIGAGSVVIKDVPPRTTVVGNPAKLVGGKNNPVKLDKMPSFTMDHTSNITEFYDYCI